CAGCCCAGACACTTCTGGCCTCGCTAGCTCAGGTTGCTCTAACCTTCTAGAGACAGCTTTCCGGACATCACAGCTTGGCCTCTCAGCAGCTGATGTGGAAATGTGGCTATCAAGAGGGGAAATAAGGATCGTGGCTGGTTAAcccattacaaaggcaatttcccctctctcaaTTGCCACATTTCCACATCAGCTGCTGTCAATGAACcccttccaccctgacttgactagcctcacacaAGCAACCCCTTTCTTTTGTTGCCCTTATATAGAtacacccctgcctctgtaaactccactccaattcatctgatgaagtgggttttacccatgaaagtttatgcccgaATAACtctgttagtctcgaaggtgccaccagactcctcgtcatttttgcagatacagagcaACACAGCGACCCCTCAGACTAATAGATGTGGGGGAAATGCAGTTCTTACCTCTTCCTTGCCCAGCTGCAGTCAGATCTCCTCAGCACCAGAGCAAATACAGCCCAATGGCAGCACTACTTCGGGGAGGGTCTCTTCGCTAGGGCCAACTCATGCAGGAGAGCTTTATGATCCAGGAGGTACCTGATAGTCTTGTCAGAGTTGGGAGCCCCAGTATCCTGCCAAGATACATCTTGGGATGACAACACATCATGTGATTAAACAGCAGCTGCAATCAGATACAGCATTTTCCTTCTCCATATCCTCTCCTGGACCGTTCTATGCGGTTGCTGAGCATGTCAAGCAGCTgatgccctccaccccagaagtggctgcattgcaAAAGCAAGAGGATTTTCATCTCATTTGGTTTGGCAGCCTTTTGGAATAAAAGGCACAGTGGAAGTCTAAGCGATTACACTTGGTTCATTCCGCTGTTAGCTCGGGCTGTGCCATTTGCtttctctggatttttttacgGCCCTCCCATTTGAGAAATGAGGCATTGGACAGCATTTCCTTTTTATCCTTCCATGCTTCTCTGCTCACTTTTCCTGGCACACGCTCTCCAGCTGCAGGAGGAACACCTCTCCGTCCTGAGCGAGGCAGCAGTTTTACAAATAGCTCCCCAGCCATGCCCAAATCAATTGAGGGGATGTGcatcctacacagtggaattagCCTCTCAGCGCCCCCTTTGACGCACGAATAAAGAACTGTGCAAAATTAAAATTACAGTGCAACAGCTGCGAAAGAAAGGAGCAAAGATCTCCCTATAGAAATAGAAGCAAAGCTCAACCTCTTCCCCCCAGTGCTAAGAGAGCAAGAGGGCAGGaggtgccaagtgtgggcatgagTCCTGCtgggagaaaagtgccagtgctGGTTTTACCTCCTCTTGGGAAAAGGGACAAATCCCACCCCTGGGGAGCTGTCAGAGCTACAGATCCCACCCCCGTCCAGCTCCAGTGCTTGGGAAATGCATGGATTTAGCAGCATGGGGAGAGAGTGGAGTCAGatcagcccagctctgctctcagcCCAGACCTCACTGGGGACTGGCATGGACCCCTCTGCGGTCCAGCCTTATCTTTCGTAACAGCAGCTAAGATCTGCCTTGGCATTAAAACAACCCTGCTTCCCATTTACATTCCAGCATCTGTAAGGAGAGCAAGTCGTCCTCacatctctctctgtctcgctgAGGATATCCGCTCCTATCGCACAGCACTCCGGTCCCCAATTATCTGTAATTTCACCTGCCATGCAACTTTTGCCAGGTCAGGAGAAGAGCAACTCTTGCTCGCAGCTTCAGTCCCTTCGCTGTCACCCTAAAAGCCTCCAGTGTCACCAGAAGCACTTAGAAGGCAATGGGAGTAATTCAATGCTTGAATTTTCATGAGAAAGGAGAATAGCTCGGACCGACAGCTGCACCAGGATTATTTCCAACAGAACAGACTATTTCCACTTCCTCATCTACCTGCCTGCCACAGCGCTAATCTACAGTAAGGCTTTCACCTTTGGACTTGGACACTGCTGTCCACAGGTAACTGACTCCTATCTTCACTTCCATCTGCGGTCCTTGAAGGCTGCTGTTGCACGATGAAATAACGTACAGCTGAGGGGCAGTGGCGATTGTTATTTAGAGGTTGCAAATTTGTGGGCacccacacaaaaaaaatcagattgaATGATGCTGTTACTAGAATTCTATTACGGGGCTGTTGTATTGTGTCTAACACAGTCTTTTCTGCTCAGCTGCATGGAATCTGTCTGCATGTCTGATGACAGCGTCTCAACGCGACATCTCCTGAGTTAAGTGAATCTATTATTAGGTTTTGGGAcaggaaaaaaatccataatTGCAGGGAGATGGAGCTGGGGCAATGTACttctgtgccctgcccccctaaGAACGCCACGGATCATGCCAATGCCACGTTGGGAGTGCTTGCTGGCACCAGTGACGTCCTGGTTACCTCCTTGCTGGGGTGCATCCTGGCTGTGATGTGCCTGGTGGGCATAGTTGGCAACATCTATACATTGGTGGTGATGAACCTCTCCATGAGATTCACTGGCTCGATGTACATTTATATCGTCAACCTGGCACTGGCGGATCTCTTGTACCTATCGACCATCCCCTTTGTGGTCTGCACGTACTTTGTGAAGGACTGGTATTTTGGagatgtggggtgcaggatccTGTTCAGCCTGGACCTTCTCACCATGCACGCCAGCATCTTCATCCTCACCATCATGAGCACGGAAAGATACCTAGCCGTAGTCAAGCCATTAGACACCATTGGGAGAACCAGAGACTACCGCAGGACGATCACCTGCCTGGTGTGGCTGGTGTCCTTTCTTCTTGCCCTCCCAACTATGATCCTCATAGACCTCAGGACGAGTGACCAGGACGGGGTGACCAAGCGCATATGCCACCCCACGTGGCAGATGGAGACCTACAAAGTGTACCTCACCATCCTTTTTAACACCTGCATCCTAGCCCCTGGGCTCATTATCTGCTACTTGTACATTAAGCTGGCCAAGACCTACTGGCGATCTCAGACATCTGTCTTCACCACCAGGGAAACGAACCGGTGCCCCAAGCAGAAAGTCCTGTACATGATATTCAGCATTGTCCTCACCTATTGGGCTTGTTTCATACCTTTCTGGCTCTGGCAGCTGCTCAGCATCTACTACTACCAGCCAGGGAACCTCACCAGCAACACCGTGGTCTATGTCAATTTCATCGTGACCTGCCTGGCCTACAGCAACAGCTGCATTAACCCTTTCCTTTACACGCTGCTCTCCAAGAACTATAAAGAGTATCTAAGGAGTCGCCAGAAGAACTGCATCAGCCTCTCCAAGATAAAGCCCAAGAGACGTCCCTTGAGACGGTCCATGTCCTCTGGAAGCCATGTGTACACAGAATCCATAGCCATTGCTCACATTCCAGGGGTCATTTGTGAGGACGTCTGCTCCTTGTGAAAGGTGAGTCGGTGCAAGGGAGAAGGTAGCTATTTCATGGCTTAGGCTTATATCTGCTAGCCCCTGCATGCCAGAAATTGCATTCAAAAGTACCAAAGTAGCGATGAGCAACATATCCCCCTCTGGTGGCCAATCCACGGAGGATAAGAGACGACTACAGCTACTAGCTAACCGAGTTATGCATTGGGAACATGGTAGACACCCAGAATTTGGAGCAAAAGATCCTGGTTCTATCCATGCTGCCCCCATGTGGTACCAGTAGGGCATTACACATGTAGACGATCATTACCGTAGCAGCTCTAGCTTTAATTAGGTTTGCATCGCTTCCTTACCACACCAACGCCAAATGAAAGCTATGTGGCACAAACACTATGCCTCAGATTTCTGGTATTTGGCACCAGACAAAGGTTTTAAAGATCGCTTAACACACTTGGCAGTCACTGCTtctccatgttaaaaaaaaaaaagcccttaaaTCTAATTTAACAATGGAAAATACAGATgctgctctcccttcctcccaaagAATCAGTTAATTTCATTCGTGTTTTCATTTTAATCTGTTGAAAAGCCCAGTGCCGATAGGATGTTAATAAATAACGATGACGTGACAGCAATAAAGAGGTAAAACGACAGCTCCCAGCCAGGAGAAGCAAAATCGGAAAAACCAGATTCCCGGCTTCTCTTTTTTGGGGAGTATCCCAGATGTTAATTTAAAGCCAGTCTCACATGGACCAGTGTGGTTCCCTGAGAATTATCTTATATTTACCAAGCGATCTGCAGGCAAAAAAAACGGCTAGGAACAGAATTGATCGTTTCCTTTCTGTGCAGCTGGGCTTTCTGGATTGTCTTGGACACACTGCTTTTGACAGCTATTGAACGACTGCTAAATCCCTCATCACACCCACACAGCAAAAGATAACTTTCAAGGGCAAAGTAAATTCTACTGTGCAGTGCAGTGCCCTGGCTAGTCTGTCAGAACAGGCCTTAGAATCACATCCATCTTCTGTCACATCAGCTTGAAGAACCAACACGCtagtcactagccacatgtggttatTTGGCTAGTCGAGCGTGGCTAGTTCTGTAGCAGAACTGATTGGACATCACGGGCTTAAAGTTTCCCGCCATTGCTACCACCGTCTGGCTCTGTCAGGGGAAAGGCTCTAGTCTAAGAAGGACCACAGCATTTTAACTACCACATGCTGACTCAGCCTGCTGTGCATAGGTCTCCACAacacagggggctgggagtcggTGTACATGGATGCTCTCTCTGGTGCtacaactggggggagggaggggagactaCAGGCAGacgatggggggaggggatttggggAAGGCAGTGTAATGTAGGCAGGGCAGAAACTTGGTCTCCCAAGACCTCAAGGTCTTGAAAGGCCTGGCCTAACTGAGGGACTTGTAGTGACAAATTGCTTCTCTCACAAATGCCCACAGGAGCCCTGGTGTAGACAGCGCCCTGGTTCCAGTGTGTGGCCATTAACATGTTCTGCTAATTGTTCTACCTGCTGAACAGGAGTGCCTCTGTGCTGGCCAGATGTTGCTTCAGTCTCCCCAGCAACTGTGCTTGCCGCTCCCCTTAGTGAACTCTCAGCACGGGGCCAGAACGCGGCTCCCAGAAGGCCACGTCCGaacccccccagggcagccacTTTTGGCCTGACCCAGGCCTCAGGTCTCTGTCTGACAGAGAGCGTCCTTGCCCTGCGCACAATTCTTTGCAGGGCATCAACCGTCAAATACCAGCTCTGGAGAGAGCGCTAACTGCGGAGGCGGTTCTGAGCCAGGCCAGGTATGTGGGGGACAGGCTGAGGGGCTGAGCTTTGCCCTGCGTCACTTGACGGAGTCGTGCTCTCACAGCCACTgacgctgcccccagcccctttccctcacACAGCCATTAACCCTTCTCCCTCCTACCCTACATACACCCCTGTTCACTtccgtccccctcccctcccgctctgctctcgCCACAATGGGTGCACCCACCTCTGACCCCCCACACGGGCGCATCCATTCACTCCCTCCCTCTCATCACTCTCTCCCCTGCAAACCTGCCCTCTTCCACTCACAGCCAGCTTTGTGCCCACACCCTCACAGGCCCGACCTGGTATCGCCCGAGACAATCCAGCTTGAGTTGAACCATTATTTCCCCCACAGAGCCTCGTCATTTGTTCTGTTGCAGTGATGCTCAGACCTCgggggttcaggagccaaatgAGCTATCAGCATTCCCCAAAGGGGGCCCCATAGTATGAACTCACTGTCTTGTTTACTAGAGATTCACATTTAAACCGTCTGGCAGGGGAGATATTTAATTGTTTCCGTATCATTCTCTTAGCAAAATGACTGAGCAAGTATTAATATTTTATCAACTACAGCGGGTTAATAACCTAGTCGGAGCACCCGGTTTGGTTAATAACACTGAGTGATTTAATTATTAAGCAGGGTTTTAATagcatgtgctgcaaagagcctcGGGAGAGGCATTAGaaagccacttgcagctcccaaacctcagtctgagtatcactgtgCTTTtgtgccctcttccctccctctagAGTCTGTGAGGAAGAGCTGTGTCCTCATCCAGTCTCCCTAGAAGGAGGTCAGTCTCCGGGATCTCTTTGGGAAACAGGCTGAGGAGAGCAACGGTGCCAAACCTCCTGCTGTTTCTTGCACCCCGTGCACCGGTCCCTGTTCTGCTGGTTCCTGCCCCAACGGTGACGTGAAGTTGTGGTTTGGATTGTTGCTGTCTAACCCGGTGTTCGAGCTTGTGCTGTTGTGAGGTGCCCTCAGGCTGCTACTAGGGCACGATCACGAAATGAAATGAACACAGTTAATATTGTCCTGATGCAGGCTGCAAACTGACTCTGCCACAGGCAACCCCCGCCGGCTGACTGACACAGCCCCAGATGGCAACACCCCTGTAAGGAGAAGCTGGGTGGATAAAGGTGTATCACCAACTGTGCCCGACAGCTCGGGCAGACAGCTCCGATAGAGAGCACGCAGCAGAGAGGGAAAAACTTTGGGGCCTCACAGCAGGAGAGCCCTGCAGGTTGTAACCACTATAATGGGGCATGTGGGGAGAATACGCAGGTGGACGAAGAGCTGTGCACAGTACGGATGCTGTTGGGGTATTCCAGGGAACGCCTCCCCCAATGTCCACATCATGACAGCTGTGGAGacagtgaacaaggaaaagttattttcttgttcccattaaggctaagaggcaggtaatccactaatcatgtagtcgataacacttttatcgactacatgattcgTCGATAAAGGAAGGTTTCCTCAGTCCCGGCTACTCGATTAGTCGGTAAGGGGGGGaactgcagagaggcagcagggttagctcctggcctgggagctaaccccactgtgcatctgacttttaaatgtattaagagttgccaggctcttaatatatttgaaaagcggagctgcagcaggggagaccaggagcaagccaggacagctgattcccagcttgcacctggtccctctcactgtgcctctgctttttaaatagctcttaatacctttaaaaagcagaggcgcagtgtctgggaccaggcgtgagctgggaatcCCCTGCTTCACCTTTGCTTCTTTTGCCCCCTCAAGACAGtggtggggggaaccggcttttaagccatctccccgcccccttgctgcctctctctgataagaggcaacaaggaggtgatggtggaagcgactagtcgagtcactatttgactacctgataagcatatgcttattggatagttgatcagtcgcttacatccctagtttccataacataagaactagggaacTAAAACTaagagccaccaaatgaaattaataggtagcaggtttaaaacaaacaaaaggaagtttttcttcatccagtgcacattcaacctgtggaactccttgccagaggatgttgtgacgaccaggactttaactgggtgCAAAAAAGAACTAAGTAAATTAATGGAGAGTGGGTTCATCAATACttcttagccagaatgggtacggatggtgtccccagcctctctttgtcaggggattgaaatggatgacaggagagtgatcacttgattattacctgtttctgttcactccctctggggcatctggtgctggccactgtcggaagacaggatactgggctagatggacctttggtctgacctagtctggctgttcttatgagacACTGAATGatcctgggggtgggtgggtgagcaGCTGCAGGTGGTGATGAGGATACAATGAGGCTACTCCGCAATCTCTGACGGAGCTGCTCCCCTGTGACAGGAGAATGAGGAATGGCTCTGACCCAGCCTGCCCGGCTCTGCTGCCTTCCTCTCTCTCCATGCACGAGGCCTGAGCCCATTGCTCGCTAGCCCCCCACGCTGCACCCGGCATTGCGCTTTTATTATTGGGATCAAAGGCTTCATCAGTAAAATAAAAACcctgctgaaagaggaggcagCACTTTTCTCTGCACCTAGGACCAGCACTTGGTAGGGTCAGAGCTGGAAGCAGGTGGCTttatatggtgtgtgtgtgtggggtggggggcagattaCAAGGTGTAGCTGATCCAATGAAAAGTGTGACCCAAAGGGGAGTGCTGGTATTGGTGGGAgtag
The nucleotide sequence above comes from Pelodiscus sinensis isolate JC-2024 chromosome 16, ASM4963464v1, whole genome shotgun sequence. Encoded proteins:
- the LOC102458647 gene encoding urotensin-2 receptor-like, whose translation is MELGQCTSVPCPPKNATDHANATLGVLAGTSDVLVTSLLGCILAVMCLVGIVGNIYTLVVMNLSMRFTGSMYIYIVNLALADLLYLSTIPFVVCTYFVKDWYFGDVGCRILFSLDLLTMHASIFILTIMSTERYLAVVKPLDTIGRTRDYRRTITCLVWLVSFLLALPTMILIDLRTSDQDGVTKRICHPTWQMETYKVYLTILFNTCILAPGLIICYLYIKLAKTYWRSQTSVFTTRETNRCPKQKVLYMIFSIVLTYWACFIPFWLWQLLSIYYYQPGNLTSNTVVYVNFIVTCLAYSNSCINPFLYTLLSKNYKEYLRSRQKNCISLSKIKPKRRPLRRSMSSGSHVYTESIAIAHIPGVICEDVCSL